The proteins below come from a single Mangifera indica cultivar Alphonso chromosome 16, CATAS_Mindica_2.1, whole genome shotgun sequence genomic window:
- the LOC123199796 gene encoding neutral ceramidase 3-like codes for MLDFSQIEVRLPKQGGGSEVVKTCFAAKGFTFAARTTDGPGEFGFKQRDDQGSPFWRLVRNVFKKPNKEQVDCQHPKPILLDTGEMKQPNVWAGHSLVNNLVSITLSFQKSIVTVFINQLLDVFLVQWSWYAMET; via the exons ATGTTAGATTTCTCCCAGATTGAGGTCAGACTTCCTAAACAGGGTGGAGGTTCTGAGGTAGTCAAAACATGTTTTGCAGCAAAGGGGTTTACTTTTGCTGCTAGAACAACTGATGGTCCTGGAGAATTTGGTTTTAAGCAAAGGGATGACCAG GGAAGTCCCTTTTGGAGGCTTGTGCGCAATGTATTTAAAAAGCCTAATAAAGAACAAGTTGATTGTCAACATCCAAAGCCCATTTTGCTTGACACTGGGGAAATGAAGCAACCAAACGTTTGGGCA GGCCATTCACTTGTCAACAATCTCGTTTCTATAACCTTAAGCTTCCAGAAGTCAATTGTTACAGTTTTTATAAACCAACTTCTAGATGTCTTTTTAGTCCAATGGAGTTGGTATGCCATGGAGACATGA